One region of Peptococcaceae bacterium 1198_IL3148 genomic DNA includes:
- a CDS encoding glucose 1-dehydrogenase, whose amino-acid sequence MRILDGKVAIVTGAAMGMGASTAELFASAGAKVVIADFNEELGKKETQRINEAGGTAAFVKVDVSNSKEVEAMVNFAVDTYGRLDVAVNNAARTPDDKPIADMEEDVFDALIAVDLKGVALCMKYELQQMMKQGDGGSIINISSVSGIRPQPANPVYVAAKHGVIGLTKCGALDYSPHGIRINSVAPGAVDTPMLQGALKQFNFDPIAYAKQLSMLGRFAQPSEIAQASLWLASDQSSFLTGAVIPVDGGYTSM is encoded by the coding sequence ATGCGTATCTTGGATGGGAAAGTGGCCATTGTAACTGGAGCAGCGATGGGGATGGGGGCTTCCACCGCAGAATTGTTTGCATCTGCTGGGGCTAAAGTGGTTATCGCCGACTTCAATGAAGAACTGGGCAAAAAAGAAACCCAAAGAATTAATGAGGCTGGTGGTACCGCAGCCTTTGTAAAGGTTGATGTTTCTAATTCCAAAGAGGTTGAAGCTATGGTTAATTTTGCTGTAGACACATATGGACGTCTTGACGTGGCAGTGAATAACGCCGCCCGCACACCCGATGATAAGCCCATTGCCGATATGGAGGAAGATGTTTTTGATGCTTTAATTGCTGTGGATTTAAAAGGGGTTGCCCTTTGTATGAAATACGAACTACAACAAATGATGAAACAGGGCGACGGCGGATCCATTATTAATATTTCTTCCGTAAGTGGAATTCGTCCCCAACCGGCCAATCCTGTCTATGTGGCAGCAAAACACGGGGTTATCGGTTTAACAAAATGTGGTGCATTGGACTATTCACCCCACGGCATTCGCATTAACTCTGTGGCCCCCGGAGCGGTTGACACGCCGATGTTGCAAGGGGCATTGAAACAATTTAATTTTGATCCCATAGCATATGCCAAACAATTGAGTATGTTGGGTAGATTTGCCCAGCCAAGCGAGATTGCTCAGGCCAGCTTATGGCTGGCTTCAGATCAGTCCTCATTTTTAACCGGTGCCGTTATTCCCGTTGACGGTGGTTATACCTCAATGTAG